agaaagaaagaaagaaagaaagaaagaaagaaagaaagaaagaaagaaagaaagaaagaaagaaagaaagaaatgagccaggaaggaaggaaggaagtaaggaaggaaggaaggaaggaaggaaggaaggaaggaaggaaggaaggaaggaaggaaggaaggaaggaaggaaggaaggaaggaaggaaggaaggaaggaaggaaggaaggaaggaaggaaggaaggaaggaaggaaggaaggaaggaaggaaggaaggaagaaattagcctgaaagaaagaaagagtcattccagttttgcagtacaggtggactcatttaattggtttttattaattaaatttaattggtgtagtgtagtagtatttagtattcttttagagcagtgttagtggtgatagatttatagttacaaaggtggaattggtattttttcgtcatttttatcgttatcgggataaatgccagaaattatcgtgatacattttttagtccataccgcccatccctaattgaGAGTGCAtgagcaaaaaaaagaacaaaaaagataaatgcaataaaaaaaaacagtgtgaaAGCTGAAAGAGACAAAGCTGAGCTCTTACTTGCGGCTTGTGTATTCCTCCCAGCCTGCCCCGGGATACGAAGGGCTTTATAATCTCTCATTACATGCTCAGGTTGAGAATGGTGTTTTGCATCAGGTGCAGTAAACCTTTCCGGCCCTTCTCCGGCCGGGGTCATGTCTAAACTCTGGGGTCGAGTTTCCCCAGGGATCACCGGTGCAAAGCCATGCTTTCCATTTTCAAGTCCTCCGATCTGAAATCCATCTGGGTTCCCGGTCGCAGGTCCGTTGGGGTCCCGCCTGAGGCCAGGAGCTGATAAAACCCCATGCAGTGGGGAGAACACTTTGCCTCCGACATCAGGACCTTGTGAAAGAGGAAGATGATGGATTGTGTCTTTTTGTCCTGATGGGTTTGGACGTCCGAGATTTCTGGTCGCTTCACCATCATGTGGCTCAGGCGCTAAACTGTGAATCCTTTCAGGGTCTGCTTCTACCAACTCAAGGTGTCTGATTTTTAGTTTATCTAATAAACCAGTAGAGATCTCACATAGAGATTTGCATTTTTTAGGCTTTTGATTTTGTTGCGTTGGCACGTCTAAGTCTTTGGTACTGGCAGAACCCAGAGTCCTGATCTTGTCCTTATCGGCCGGGGGTTCTCTCCTCACATCACCTGCTGCCAGCGTGTCTTCAGGACTCATTAAACCCCTCGTTTCATGTTCTGGCTGTGCTTGTGAAACAGCCACACCATCGTGAGGCCGTCCTGGTGTAAGACTTGGTGACTGACCGTCTGGATATATGCGTTCAACAATAATTCTTGTGTGTAATTCAGGAACAGTGGAACCGAATCTGCTGCCCGGCACCTCGAGTCCACGTGGTTTGTCTTCTCTTCCGTACGGGTGACCTAAacctctgttctgttctctcttAGGATGCTGACCGGCCTGGCCCAGACTGGCCATCACAGGTCCACCCAAATCTGCCGCGGACACACctgacagaaaaataacatCATGCATCCACACCTTCCTGTCGGGTCAGAAACAACAGTGCTTCTCTGAGGCTGCTCTGAAACCACCAGAGCACGCAcacaataaatagataaataaataaataaataaatggaattACTTCAACATCAAACCGGAAAAAAATGATCCTGTTTGCTGTGTAATTAATCCAGTTTCATAGGACAGATTCAATGCCATAATTAGGAAATGAATCATCAGAGAAACGATACAAAAGTGTGAAAATACACACACAATTATCCTCATTCACACAGTGAGACGAGAGCaaaaacagaaatatatgaaacagCTCAAAGTGTGTCAGTGGCATTAAATATATGTTAGTGTTAAagcacaagaaaaaaacatctgatTCAGACAAACAACCGAAACACAAAACAAAGTCACTTGAAAGCAGAAGCTTTTCAGTCAAGAGTTCATTatgtgagaaaaaagaaataaagtaatTACTTCTTACGTATGCAGGTTCAAGATGTATTGTAAACCTCAGATGtataatgataaaataaaaaaaagacacccCACGGTCAAAGAGCTTGTACCGCCTTTGGAGTTAACGCACACTTGAAGGCTCCAGAAGAGCAAACTGTTAACATTTCTGCTATTATAGATTTAGTGAAACTTGCTGATCGATTGATGTCTGGAATAAAcagcaggaaatgtcattgtagATCCTGAAAATGAATGTCCAACTGTGTAAACACACAATTGGACATTACATGACTTTATTCCAATTAATTTCACAATATttgtattacaaaaaaaaaaactttctatTTTAAACAGCAATTTACAGTGAAAAGTGTTTGATTTTGAAGTGCAATGTGATTAAATTGACATTATTTGTGCTGAAATGTCCTACATTGTGTTGTTAAGGgcctttgtttgcttgtttgtttagTTGCTTGTTAATTTGTGACCCTTTCTACCTTTTTAAGAGTAAAAATTGTTTAGTTGGAGTGCTGTCCTGCACATGTTTCTGGTTTAGTTTTTATGAATATTACCAAGGCTTATATTTTACAGCCTTTCACCAGTAAAAATTGAAGAAATCTAAATGGCGGGAACCCCTGCCTGAACAGACTCAGAAAATAACCCTATGGCTAGTAAATCAGATATTGTAAAACAACAACCTGCACTATTTACTCATCACGCATCGACTCAGATTTACTGTCCGGCTGAAACTCTACGAGCTGAAACCTCATCTGCAAACACAACGCCAAACAGAAACTGATGATCGCTTTATGTCAGGTTTGTGCAGATTTGTGACTTTGTGCAAATAAGAACCAGCATTAATTTTACATCAGGAAAtcagggaatgacaagacaacaATTTTACACAGGCAAACTGCAAAAACCCAGAACTGATTGAGACATAAAGCAACACAGACTACAGGCAGCTCTGGTGATTGTTCTACATAAGATTGTGTTTCCTTAATAAAAGCGTAGATGACAAAAAGCAAACACAGGACACCTTGGCCCAGCCATCCTTCACTCTGCGATGATCAAATAAAGGGCTCCGAGTTCAATGCATTGggacaaaaagaaagagaaactgtGCAGATACCTTAGATTGAAATAATCGCACCCTTGCAACTTTGTTTAATAAGGATAAAGGCCGTGTGTGTCGGTAGTAGAGGCTACGAGACACAATGCAATACTCGTATTGAGCAGAATGATCAACATTTGGGGTCTTTAGGTGAGACATGATTTTCCACTCACCTTGTCGTACTCCAGGATAGGTCATGCCTGGAAAAGCTCCGTATCCTGGCAAAGAAACAAAGAGCTTTCTTCATTTTTACATCCCAGAGTGACACAGATGCATCCTGCCTTATATCATGTTCAAGGAGAGAGAGGTTGGGATCCACATAAGTTACGGGAGAGGTTGTTTAGTCACATACCTGGAAGAGTGCCGTGGCCATTACCATAACCTGGAAAGTCACCAAAATGCATTTGTCACTAATTGCAATAATTTCTGAACATAATTAGCTGAATTTCAGCATGAAATCTCTCTGTATTCGTCACTCTTACCCCGTTTCCCTGCATGGCCCAGACCCAGTCCGTTTGGAAGGCCATGTCCCAGTCCCACTCCTGCACCCAAGTTGGCACCTGCAACAAGAGAGA
This window of the Cololabis saira isolate AMF1-May2022 chromosome 21, fColSai1.1, whole genome shotgun sequence genome carries:
- the LOC133422035 gene encoding fibroin heavy chain isoform X1; amino-acid sequence: MLLRALLQTSLILCLAQQTLQGGTKPQNVNYARMLPGKGPGIGVKPGGPLGALGSRYGTKAMKTGIGRYPVAHHGVGGYRSLGLGGKAALKQGGYVNQGPYGANLGAGVGLGHGLPNGLGLGHAGKRGYGNGHGTLPGYGAFPGMTYPGVRQGVSAADLGGPVMASLGQAGQHPKREQNRGLGHPYGREDKPRGLEVPGSRFGSTVPELHTRIIVERIYPDGQSPSLTPGRPHDGVAVSQAQPEHETRGLMSPEDTLAAGDVRREPPADKDKIRTLGSASTKDLDVPTQQNQKPKKCKSLCEISTGLLDKLKIRHLELVEADPERIHSLAPEPHDGEATRNLGRPNPSGQKDTIHHLPLSQGPDVGGKVFSPLHGVLSAPGLRRDPNGPATGNPDGFQIGGLENGKHGFAPVIPGETRPQSLDMTPAGEGPERFTAPDAKHHSQPEHVMRDYKALRIPGQAGRNTQAASHNGGGGNYLGANMGNGGYGPGLGQGLGQGPYLGGAAGKLGGAAGLGQGGYPHGVGGKTNGYHDGAAGFHGVAAGNGFGYGNGYGDGLGADLGYPAELADVAENKAGKSKALGNGNGAYNGHPQGGYGALGAGLDPAGGKYGGAAGQGPYGNAPMIPAGLEGDVGYPFGSQPLSLVAEGAKTASKYGAAAGYGGHQPGYGAQQLGVAHDGLGEHNGKYGMNGGHGNGYKG
- the LOC133422035 gene encoding fibroin heavy chain isoform X2; translation: MLLRALLQTSLILCLAQQTLQGGTKPQNVNYARMLPGPGIGVKPGGPLGALGSRYGTKAMKTGIGRYPVAHHGVGGYRSLGLGGKAALKQGGYVNQGPYGANLGAGVGLGHGLPNGLGLGHAGKRGYGNGHGTLPGYGAFPGMTYPGVRQGVSAADLGGPVMASLGQAGQHPKREQNRGLGHPYGREDKPRGLEVPGSRFGSTVPELHTRIIVERIYPDGQSPSLTPGRPHDGVAVSQAQPEHETRGLMSPEDTLAAGDVRREPPADKDKIRTLGSASTKDLDVPTQQNQKPKKCKSLCEISTGLLDKLKIRHLELVEADPERIHSLAPEPHDGEATRNLGRPNPSGQKDTIHHLPLSQGPDVGGKVFSPLHGVLSAPGLRRDPNGPATGNPDGFQIGGLENGKHGFAPVIPGETRPQSLDMTPAGEGPERFTAPDAKHHSQPEHVMRDYKALRIPGQAGRNTQAASHNGGGGNYLGANMGNGGYGPGLGQGLGQGPYLGGAAGKLGGAAGLGQGGYPHGVGGKTNGYHDGAAGFHGVAAGNGFGYGNGYGDGLGADLGYPAELADVAENKAGKSKALGNGNGAYNGHPQGGYGALGAGLDPAGGKYGGAAGQGPYGNAPMIPAGLEGDVGYPFGSQPLSLVAEGAKTASKYGAAAGYGGHQPGYGAQQLGVAHDGLGEHNGKYGMNGGHGNGYKG
- the LOC133422035 gene encoding fibroin heavy chain isoform X3, which produces MLLRALLQTSLILCLAQQTLQGGTKPQNVNYARMLPGKGPGIGVKPGGPLGALGSRYGTKAMKTGIGRYPVAHHGVGGYRSLGLGGKAALKQGGYVNQGPYGANLGAGVGLGHGLPNGLGLGHAGKRGYGNGHGTLPGYGAFPGMTYPGVRQGVSAADLGGPVMASLGQAGQHPKREQNRGLGHPYGREDKPRGLEVPGSRFGSTVPELHTRIIVERIYPDGQSPSLTPGRPHDGVAVSQAQPEHETRGLMSPEDTLAAGDVRREPPADKDKIRTLGSASTKDLDVPTQQNQKPKKCKSLCEISTGLLDKLKIRHLELVEADPERIHSLAPEPHDGEATRNLGRPNPSGQKDTIHHLPLSQGPDVGGKVFSPLHGVLSAPGLRRDPNGPATGNPDGFQIGGLENGKHGFAPVIPGETRPQSLDMTPAGEGPERFTAPDAKHHSQPEHVMRDYKALRIPGQAGRNTQAASHNGGGGNYLGANMGNGGYGPGLGQGLGQGPYLGGAAGKLGAGLGQGGYPHGVGGKTNGYHDGAAGFHGVAAGNGFGYGNGYGDGLGADLGYPAELADVAENKAGKSKALGNGNGAYNGHPQGGYGALGAGLDPAGGKYGGAAGQGPYGNAPMIPAGLEGDVGYPFGSQPLSLVAEGAKTASKYGAAAGYGGHQPGYGAQQLGVAHDGLGEHNGKYGMNGGHGNGYKG
- the LOC133422035 gene encoding fibroin heavy chain isoform X4, producing MLLRALLQTSLILCLAQQTLQGGTKPQNVNYARMLPGKGPGIGVKPGGPLGALGSRYGTKAMKTGIGRYPVAHHGVGGYRSLGLGGKAALKQGGYVNQGPYGANLGAGVGLGHGLPNGLGLGHAGKRGYGNGHGTLPGYGAFPGMTYPGVRQGVSAADLGGPVMASLGQAGQHPKREQNRGLGHPYGREDKPRGLEVPGSRFGSTVPELHTRIIVERIYPDGQSPSLTPGRPHDGVAVSQAQPEHETRGLMSPEDTLAAGDVRREPPADKDKIRTLGSASTKDLDVPTQQNQKPKKCKSLCEISTGLLDKLKIRHLELVEADPERIHSLAPEPHDGEATRNLGRPNPSGQKDTIHHLPLSQGPDVGGKVFSPLHGVLSAPGLRRDPNGPATGNPDGFQIGGLENGKHGFAPVIPGETRPQSLDMTPAGEGPERFTAPDAKHHSQPEHVMRDYKALRIPGQAGRNTQAASHNGGGGNYLGANMGNGGYGPGLGQGLGQGPYLGGAAGKLGGAAGLGQGGYPHGVGGKTNGYHDGAAGFHGVAAGNGFGYGNGYGDGLGADLGYPAELADVAENKAGKSKALGNGNGAYNGHPQGGYGALGAGLDPAGGKYGGAAGQGPYGNAPMIPAGLEGDVGYPFGSQPLSLVAEGAKTASKYAAGYGGHQPGYGAQQLGVAHDGLGEHNGKYGMNGGHGNGYKG
- the LOC133422035 gene encoding protein pygopus isoform X5, which codes for MLLRALLQTSLILCLAQQTLQGGTKPQNVNYARMLPGKGPGIGVKPGGPLGALGSRYGTKAMKTGIGRYPVAHHGVGGYRSLGLGGKAALKQGGYVNQGPYGANLGAGVGLGHGLPNGLGLGHAGKRGYGNGHGTLPGYGAFPGMTYPGVRQGVSAADLGGPVMASLGQAGQHPKREQNRGLGHPYGREDKPRGLEVPGSRFGSTVPELHTRIIVERIYPDGQSPSLTPGRPHDGVAVSQAQPEHETRGLMSPEDTLAAGDVRREPPADKDKIRTLGSASTKDLDVPTQQNQKPKKCKSLCEISTGLLDKLKIRHLELVEADPERIHSLAPEPHDGEATRNLGRPNPSGQKDTIHHLPLSQGPDVGGKVFSPLHGVLSAPGLRRDPNGPATGNPDGFQIGGLENGKHGFAPVIPGETRPQSLDMTPAGEGPERFTAPDAKHHSQPEHVMRDYKALRIPGQAGRNTQAASHNGGGGNYLGANMGNGGYGPGLGQGLGQGPYLGGAAGKLGGAAGLGQGGYPHGVGGKTNGYHDGAAGFHGVAAGNGFGYGNGYGDGLGAALGNGNGAYNGHPQGGYGALGAGLDPAGGKYGGAAGQGPYGNAPMIPAGLEGDVGYPFGSQPLSLVAEGAKTASKYGAAAGYGGHQPGYGAQQLGVAHDGLGEHNGKYGMNGGHGNGYKG